In one Niallia taxi genomic region, the following are encoded:
- a CDS encoding MDR family MFS transporter codes for MSSKQTRLVPVMIALMLGIFVASLDNTIVATSMGSIIGDLGGMDKYVWVTSAYLVAEMAGMPIFGKLSDMYGRKKFFVFGILLFLAGSILCGMANTMIQLCIFRAIQGIGGSALMPIAFTIIWDVVPREVRGKMSGIFGAVFGLSSIAGPLLGSFITEQFDWRWIFFINIPIGIIALALIIIFYKESKTHTKQIIDWFGFVFLLGFSISLMFGLELGGETYPWQSWQIISLFILSVVCFIVFLLVEKRAKDPILPFNLFKERLYTTTVLTGMFYGGVFMVSTIYIPLYIQGVTGGTATNSGLLLLPMMVTSSVAAALGGAFANKFSYKSIMMTSGIIMAIGTFLLSTLDASTPRWSITIYMMVIGLGVGPSFSVLGMASLQKALPQQRGIASSTSNFLRSLGMTLGITVFGVIQRNSFTDNLPATMPEGGAESGSILSPEARAHIPADILKQITDVLSDSISTTFLWTFIPLLLSFVFILSMTNEKITDSKLNQQG; via the coding sequence ATGTCTTCTAAACAGACAAGATTAGTTCCTGTTATGATTGCCTTAATGCTTGGGATATTTGTTGCATCTCTAGACAACACAATTGTAGCAACAAGCATGGGCTCCATTATCGGCGACTTAGGCGGTATGGATAAATATGTTTGGGTTACTTCCGCGTATTTAGTGGCAGAGATGGCAGGTATGCCGATATTCGGTAAATTATCGGATATGTATGGCAGAAAGAAATTTTTTGTTTTTGGAATTTTACTATTTTTAGCTGGTTCTATTCTTTGCGGTATGGCAAATACAATGATACAGCTTTGTATTTTCAGAGCTATTCAAGGTATCGGCGGAAGCGCCTTAATGCCAATCGCATTCACGATCATCTGGGATGTAGTCCCTCGTGAAGTCCGCGGGAAAATGAGTGGTATTTTCGGTGCTGTCTTCGGTTTATCGAGTATTGCAGGTCCATTATTAGGATCTTTCATTACAGAACAATTTGATTGGCGCTGGATTTTCTTTATTAATATTCCAATTGGAATCATCGCACTAGCATTAATTATTATTTTTTACAAAGAATCAAAAACACATACAAAACAAATCATCGATTGGTTTGGGTTTGTATTTTTGTTAGGTTTTTCTATTTCGTTAATGTTCGGATTAGAATTAGGAGGAGAAACTTATCCATGGCAGTCATGGCAGATTATCTCCTTATTTATTCTGTCTGTTGTTTGCTTCATCGTTTTTCTGCTTGTGGAAAAACGGGCAAAAGACCCTATTCTGCCATTTAACTTGTTCAAAGAGCGACTATACACAACAACCGTCTTGACGGGCATGTTTTACGGCGGTGTGTTCATGGTGTCAACTATTTACATTCCGCTTTATATCCAAGGAGTGACTGGCGGGACTGCTACCAATTCAGGATTGCTTTTGCTGCCGATGATGGTTACATCAAGTGTTGCAGCAGCACTTGGAGGAGCATTCGCAAATAAATTCAGCTATAAGTCTATAATGATGACTTCCGGAATTATTATGGCAATCGGAACCTTCCTGTTAAGCACACTTGATGCAAGCACACCAAGATGGTCTATCACGATTTATATGATGGTGATTGGGCTTGGTGTTGGCCCTTCCTTCTCTGTTCTGGGGATGGCATCTCTGCAAAAAGCATTGCCACAGCAGCGCGGAATTGCCAGCTCAACAAGTAACTTTCTTCGTTCCCTTGGTATGACATTGGGAATAACAGTGTTTGGAGTAATCCAGCGAAACAGCTTTACAGATAATCTTCCAGCAACGATGCCAGAAGGCGGAGCAGAAAGCGGAAGCATCCTGTCACCAGAAGCGCGGGCTCATATCCCTGCAGATATTCTGAAACAAATTACCGACGTGCTGTCAGATTCCATCAGCACAACATTCCTGTGGACATTCATTCCACTTCTGCTGTCATTCGTGTTCATCTTGAGTATGACAAATGAAAAAATTACCGATTCGAAATTAAATCAGCAAGGCTGA
- a CDS encoding TetR/AcrR family transcriptional regulator C-terminal domain-containing protein: MQKKNVSKEAIINAALEILREQGLSHVTMRNVAARLKIKAPALYWYIKNKQELLELLGEYIACQFTFPKECSSWEEEVELFSLELRRVLLSVPDGAEIMMVTLPVTKQRLLLINRTFAIFHRSGLREDKIFQAVNFINTYVTSYVLDEQKQQRMLEEIGFEAVQDKFSEAIAALSKAEAPYIYHHFLSPNEGLKSSNDFLSGLKVIIKGLQQLH, from the coding sequence ATGCAGAAGAAAAATGTCAGCAAAGAAGCAATAATAAATGCGGCGCTTGAAATACTCCGCGAACAAGGTTTATCACATGTGACGATGAGAAACGTAGCAGCAAGGCTGAAAATAAAAGCTCCTGCTCTGTATTGGTATATAAAAAACAAACAGGAATTATTGGAGCTGCTCGGAGAATACATAGCATGCCAATTTACATTCCCGAAAGAATGCAGCAGCTGGGAGGAAGAAGTAGAGTTATTTTCCCTTGAGCTAAGGAGAGTATTACTGTCAGTCCCTGATGGAGCTGAGATTATGATGGTTACATTACCTGTTACAAAACAAAGATTGCTGCTAATTAACAGGACATTTGCGATTTTTCATCGGTCAGGCTTACGAGAAGACAAAATATTTCAGGCAGTTAACTTTATCAATACTTATGTGACTTCCTATGTACTAGACGAGCAAAAGCAACAAAGAATGCTTGAAGAAATTGGCTTTGAAGCAGTACAAGACAAATTCTCCGAAGCAATTGCAGCCCTATCAAAAGCAGAAGCCCCTTATATATACCACCATTTTCTTTCACCAAATGAAGGCCTAAAATCAAGTAATGACTTCCTTTCCGGCTTAAAGGTAATTATAAAAGGACTGCAGCAGTTACATTAA
- a CDS encoding PTS sugar transporter subunit IIB, with translation MKKILLACSAGMSTSLLVTKMEEHAKTIGVEAKIWAVGQDKAKQDMAEADVVLIGPQMSFLKGELQKAADQYGIKVDVIDMMAYGLADGQKAYEQAVALMGDK, from the coding sequence ATGAAAAAGATATTACTAGCTTGCAGTGCAGGAATGTCTACTAGTTTACTAGTTACCAAGATGGAAGAACATGCAAAAACAATCGGCGTAGAAGCGAAAATATGGGCTGTCGGCCAGGATAAAGCAAAGCAAGATATGGCAGAAGCAGACGTTGTACTAATTGGTCCACAAATGAGCTTTTTGAAGGGAGAACTTCAAAAGGCGGCAGATCAATACGGAATTAAAGTGGATGTTATCGATATGATGGCATATGGTTTGGCAGATGGTCAAAAAGCCTATGAACAAGCAGTTGCTTTAATGGGTGATAAATAA
- a CDS encoding PTS lactose/cellobiose transporter subunit IIA, with the protein MGKIDVNTLTAEQINFMLILHSGNARSKIIEALREYRAGKPEAADELLVQAEADLSVAHEIHFKLVQQEASGNKVEFALLLMHAEDHLMSTLSMKELVKELLEIFKEKNL; encoded by the coding sequence ATGGGAAAGATTGATGTTAATACATTAACAGCAGAACAAATCAACTTTATGCTTATTCTTCACAGTGGCAATGCGAGAAGCAAAATTATTGAGGCGCTTCGGGAGTACCGTGCAGGTAAACCGGAGGCGGCAGATGAACTGCTTGTACAAGCAGAGGCAGATTTAAGTGTTGCCCATGAGATCCATTTTAAATTGGTTCAGCAAGAGGCATCAGGCAACAAGGTAGAATTCGCGCTTCTTCTTATGCATGCAGAGGACCATTTAATGTCAACGCTTTCCATGAAGGAGCTTGTGAAAGAGCTGCTTGAAATCTTTAAAGAAAAGAACCTATAA
- the celB gene encoding PTS cellobiose transporter subunit IIC has translation MFEKLSQFLVPIAGKLNNNRYLTVLRDAFMLSFPLTIFGSIFVVLTNLPFLKKFMSAESIASFQSLFGIANSATMGIMSIFVVFGIGYYLSKSYNVEAVFGGAIALVSFLLLTPFVVQPETGEAISGVIPVDRLGAKGMFLGMITAFIAGEIYRTIVQKNITIKMPPGVPPAVAKSFAALIPAVLTLTFFLLVNVIVTAAFDTNLHDVIYKAIQAPLVGLGSGIIPTLIAVFFIQILWFFGLHGQIIINSVMDPIWNTLQVENLTAYTSGQEIPHIISKPFMEIYTVGMGGTGMTLAVVFAILLFMKSKQMKQVAKLGLGPGIFNVNEPIIFGLPIVMNPLIIVPWIISPMIVTLVTYFAMSTGIVPPPTGVTVPWTVPFFINGIMATNSFAGGLMQLVNMAIVFAIWFPFLKVIDRVNVKKEEEEMKKAS, from the coding sequence GTGTTTGAAAAATTAAGCCAATTTTTGGTGCCAATAGCAGGGAAACTGAACAACAACCGTTATTTGACTGTCCTGCGTGACGCCTTTATGCTGTCATTTCCATTAACGATTTTCGGCTCTATCTTTGTCGTACTGACAAATCTGCCATTCCTAAAGAAATTTATGAGTGCAGAGTCAATTGCATCATTCCAATCATTGTTTGGGATAGCCAATTCGGCAACAATGGGCATCATGTCTATCTTTGTTGTATTCGGTATCGGTTATTATCTGTCTAAAAGCTATAATGTGGAGGCTGTATTTGGCGGTGCAATCGCACTTGTTTCTTTCTTATTACTAACGCCATTTGTTGTTCAGCCAGAGACAGGTGAAGCTATTTCAGGTGTCATTCCTGTCGATCGTCTTGGGGCAAAAGGGATGTTCCTTGGCATGATCACTGCCTTTATCGCAGGGGAAATTTACCGCACGATTGTGCAAAAGAATATCACGATCAAAATGCCGCCAGGAGTTCCGCCGGCAGTAGCAAAATCATTCGCAGCATTAATTCCAGCTGTACTTACATTGACTTTCTTCCTGCTTGTGAACGTTATTGTAACAGCAGCATTTGATACAAACTTGCATGATGTTATTTATAAAGCAATTCAAGCACCATTAGTAGGCTTGGGCAGTGGCATCATTCCGACACTTATTGCAGTATTCTTTATCCAAATTCTATGGTTCTTTGGTCTTCATGGTCAAATTATCATCAACTCTGTTATGGACCCAATTTGGAATACACTGCAAGTAGAAAACTTAACAGCATATACGAGCGGACAAGAAATACCACATATTATCTCAAAACCGTTCATGGAGATTTATACTGTCGGCATGGGTGGAACAGGTATGACACTTGCTGTCGTGTTCGCAATCCTGCTGTTCATGAAGAGTAAGCAAATGAAGCAAGTAGCGAAGCTTGGCCTTGGCCCTGGTATCTTTAACGTCAATGAGCCAATCATCTTTGGTTTGCCAATTGTTATGAACCCATTAATTATTGTACCTTGGATTATTTCACCAATGATTGTAACGCTAGTAACTTATTTCGCAATGTCAACAGGAATTGTACCACCTCCTACTGGTGTTACCGTTCCATGGACGGTGCCATTCTTCATCAACGGTATTATGGCTACTAACTCCTTCGCTGGAGGATTAATGCAGCTTGTGAATATGGCAATCGTATTTGCAATTTGGTTCCCATTCCTGAAAGTTATTGACCGTGTCAATGTGAAGAAGGAAGAAGAAGAAATGAAAAAAGCATCTTAA
- a CDS encoding glycoside hydrolase family 1 protein, with translation MSVNNEVKYNFPENFWWGSAASATQTEGAANVDGKGQNIWDYWYEQQPERFFDGVGPQDTSQFYVKYKEDIKLMKEIGHNSFRMSISWSRLFPEGKGEINPKAVEFYNNVINEFIENGVEPFVGLFHFDMPMELQKIGGWANREVVDAYVNYTSICFELFGDRVKKWFTHNEPIVPVEGGYLYDFHYPNEVDFKKAVQVGYHTILASAKAIQAYKNQGQDGKIGIVLNLTPSYPRSQNPADVKASVLADAFFNRSFLDPSVKGEFPQELVAILKEEGFMPEIADGDLEIIRNNTVDILGVNYYQPRRVKAKEHLPNPEAPFMPDRYFDNYVMPGRKMNPHRGWEIYEKGIYDILINLKDNYGNIECFISENGMGVEGEEKFRDESGIIQDDYRIEFISDHLKWVHQAIAEGSNVKGYHLWTFMDNWSWTNAYKNRYGFVSVNLNKDGERTVKKSGQWFKEVAENNGF, from the coding sequence ATGTCAGTAAATAATGAAGTGAAATATAATTTTCCAGAAAATTTTTGGTGGGGATCTGCCGCATCAGCAACTCAAACGGAAGGTGCAGCAAATGTTGATGGAAAAGGACAAAATATTTGGGATTACTGGTACGAACAGCAGCCAGAGCGCTTTTTTGATGGAGTTGGTCCACAAGATACATCGCAATTTTATGTGAAATATAAAGAAGATATTAAGCTGATGAAGGAAATTGGTCATAACTCCTTCCGCATGTCTATTTCGTGGTCAAGATTGTTTCCTGAGGGCAAAGGAGAGATTAACCCGAAAGCAGTGGAATTCTACAATAATGTTATTAATGAATTCATTGAAAATGGAGTAGAGCCATTTGTTGGACTGTTCCACTTCGATATGCCGATGGAGCTGCAAAAAATCGGTGGATGGGCCAACAGAGAAGTCGTTGATGCGTATGTAAACTATACAAGCATATGCTTTGAGCTGTTTGGTGACCGTGTGAAGAAATGGTTTACACATAATGAACCAATCGTACCAGTGGAAGGCGGCTATCTGTACGATTTCCATTATCCGAATGAGGTTGATTTCAAGAAGGCTGTCCAAGTCGGATACCATACAATCCTTGCAAGTGCAAAAGCGATTCAAGCATATAAAAACCAAGGACAGGATGGGAAAATTGGAATCGTCCTTAATTTGACGCCATCTTATCCACGCAGTCAAAATCCTGCCGATGTAAAAGCTTCCGTGTTGGCAGATGCCTTCTTTAACAGATCATTTTTAGATCCTTCTGTTAAAGGAGAATTTCCGCAGGAGCTTGTTGCAATCCTGAAAGAGGAGGGCTTCATGCCGGAAATTGCGGATGGAGATTTGGAAATCATCCGTAATAATACAGTTGATATTCTTGGTGTTAACTATTATCAGCCAAGAAGGGTGAAGGCGAAAGAGCATCTTCCTAATCCAGAGGCTCCATTTATGCCAGATCGCTATTTTGATAACTACGTGATGCCTGGCAGAAAAATGAATCCGCACCGTGGCTGGGAAATTTACGAAAAAGGCATATATGATATTTTAATCAATTTAAAAGATAACTATGGAAATATTGAATGCTTCATTTCTGAAAATGGAATGGGAGTTGAAGGCGAAGAAAAATTCCGTGACGAATCAGGCATCATTCAAGATGATTACCGAATTGAGTTTATTTCAGACCATCTTAAATGGGTTCATCAAGCAATTGCGGAAGGCTCTAATGTAAAAGGCTATCATTTATGGACGTTCATGGATAACTGGTCTTGGACAAATGCGTACAAAAATAGATATGGCTTCGTATCTGTAAATCTTAATAAAGACGGTGAACGCACAGTTAAAAAGAGCGGACAATGGTTTAAAGAAGTTGCAGAGAATAACGGATTTTAA
- a CDS encoding acetylxylan esterase, with product MKFDMPLSDLQQYKGINPKPDDFDAYWAAGLKELQAQSLDYELIPASFQSKAAECFHLYFTGVGGARIHGQLVRPKGQTRPGPGLLWFHGYHVNSGDWMDKIGYAAEGYTILAMDCRGQGGLSEDNLQVKGTTLKGHIIRGIEEAPEKLYYRNVYLDTVQAARILCSMENVDENRVGAYGASQGGALAIACASLEPRIKKTAAVYPFLSDFKRAWELDITNSAYEEIHYYFKFIDPNHEHEEEVFQKLGYIDIQHLADRIKANVLWAVGMEDAICPPSTQFAAYNKIQSDKNMLIYYEYGHEYIRTLGDKVHDFFADLLEE from the coding sequence ATGAAATTTGATATGCCTTTGTCTGATTTACAGCAATATAAAGGAATCAACCCGAAGCCAGATGATTTTGATGCCTATTGGGCAGCGGGGCTAAAAGAATTACAAGCGCAATCGTTGGATTATGAGCTAATCCCAGCTTCTTTTCAAAGTAAGGCTGCTGAATGCTTTCATTTATATTTTACAGGCGTCGGTGGAGCAAGAATACATGGCCAGTTAGTACGACCAAAAGGGCAAACAAGACCTGGACCGGGGCTGTTATGGTTTCACGGCTATCATGTGAACAGCGGCGACTGGATGGACAAAATAGGCTATGCAGCAGAAGGCTACACGATTTTGGCCATGGACTGCCGCGGCCAGGGTGGTCTGTCAGAGGATAATCTCCAAGTAAAAGGAACAACATTAAAAGGCCATATTATTAGGGGGATAGAAGAGGCTCCAGAAAAGCTCTATTACAGAAATGTATATTTAGATACAGTTCAAGCTGCAAGAATTCTCTGCTCGATGGAGAATGTAGACGAAAATAGAGTAGGAGCTTATGGTGCATCACAAGGTGGGGCGCTGGCGATCGCTTGTGCCAGTTTAGAGCCGCGAATTAAGAAAACAGCTGCTGTTTATCCATTTCTATCAGACTTTAAAAGAGCATGGGAGCTCGATATTACCAATTCAGCTTATGAAGAAATTCATTATTACTTTAAGTTTATTGATCCAAACCATGAACATGAGGAAGAGGTTTTCCAAAAGCTAGGCTATATAGATATACAGCATTTGGCAGACAGGATAAAAGCAAATGTATTGTGGGCAGTTGGTATGGAGGATGCTATTTGTCCGCCTTCTACCCAATTTGCTGCCTACAATAAAATTCAATCAGACAAAAATATGCTGATTTATTATGAATATGGACATGAATATATAAGGACATTAGGCGACAAAGTCCATGATTTTTTTGCAGACCTGCTTGAAGAGTAA
- a CDS encoding LacI family DNA-binding transcriptional regulator has protein sequence MRSNVTMRDIANKLGVSSVTVSKALNDKDGVSEELKEKIKLLAEEMGYRFNTHAKSIKDGLSYNLGIVIPERFTGTTQSFYLQFYQMLTKILDGYHYSGILYILGQEDEDQLILPRIYNEKKVDGFIILGQIGNEYVKEIQKIDSPVIFLDFYTDQNEIDSVLTDNFFGGYEITNYLVENGHKKIAYVGNIYATSSIQDRFLGYYKSLLEHRIELRQDYIIYDRDERGKYIDIVFPDDMPTAFVCNNDEIAYNLINNLQKNGYQVPEDCSVVGFDNSIFAALTEPLLTTVEVNIKEMSKAAVKIIMEKLHNPNEKYGRTLINGKIVHRNSVKKLS, from the coding sequence GTGAGAAGCAATGTTACGATGCGTGACATCGCCAATAAACTTGGTGTCAGCAGTGTGACTGTCTCCAAAGCGCTTAATGATAAAGATGGGGTCAGTGAAGAATTAAAAGAGAAAATAAAATTATTGGCTGAAGAAATGGGCTATCGCTTCAATACACATGCAAAGTCGATTAAGGATGGCCTTTCTTATAATCTTGGGATCGTTATCCCAGAGAGGTTTACAGGTACAACGCAATCCTTTTATCTGCAGTTTTATCAAATGCTGACAAAAATCCTTGATGGCTACCACTACTCAGGAATTCTGTACATTTTAGGGCAGGAGGATGAAGACCAGCTCATTTTGCCGCGAATTTATAATGAGAAAAAGGTGGATGGCTTCATTATTTTAGGACAGATTGGCAATGAATATGTGAAAGAAATTCAGAAAATTGACAGTCCTGTTATTTTCTTAGATTTTTATACAGACCAGAACGAAATTGACTCTGTTTTAACAGATAACTTTTTTGGCGGCTATGAAATTACTAATTATCTGGTGGAAAATGGCCATAAAAAAATTGCCTATGTCGGCAACATCTATGCGACGAGCAGTATACAGGACAGGTTTCTAGGATACTACAAATCACTTTTGGAGCATCGAATCGAGCTGAGGCAGGACTATATTATTTATGACCGTGATGAACGAGGCAAATATATAGACATCGTTTTTCCTGATGATATGCCAACAGCATTTGTTTGTAATAATGACGAGATTGCATACAACCTCATTAACAATCTTCAGAAAAATGGCTACCAAGTACCGGAGGATTGCTCAGTAGTTGGGTTTGATAATTCTATTTTTGCAGCCTTAACAGAGCCGCTGCTGACGACTGTTGAGGTGAATATTAAGGAAATGTCCAAGGCTGCTGTGAAGATAATTATGGAAAAGCTTCATAATCCTAATGAAAAATACGGCAGAACACTTATTAACGGGAAAATCGTTCATCGGAATTCCGTGAAGAAGCTCAGCTGA
- a CDS encoding ROK family protein produces the protein MKNYMVFDVGGSMIKFAVMTENGDFIEKGELPVSESEFTIFQESIVQTVLENKIKHQVAGIAFSCPGGVESETGIIGGSSALPFIHGPNFKEIFGTATNLPVELENDANCAALGEVWKGAAKTNENVLFTIIGTGIGGAVIKDRRIHKGANLHGGEIGYMVMQVVEEDGKPAFQTWSQLAATGALVKKVAKRKGIDPKELNGKKIFQAAEEGDTICLEEIDAFYLRLAQGIYNIQYVYDPEKIIIGGAISNREDLIEQIYKKLDILLESVMAAKVRPVIEQCQYKNDANLIGALYHYLQCQKAESVEA, from the coding sequence ATGAAGAATTATATGGTGTTTGACGTAGGAGGCAGCATGATAAAGTTCGCTGTCATGACAGAAAATGGCGATTTTATCGAGAAGGGTGAGCTGCCCGTTTCCGAAAGCGAGTTTACTATATTCCAAGAAAGCATTGTACAAACCGTATTGGAAAACAAAATAAAACATCAAGTTGCAGGAATTGCCTTCAGCTGCCCAGGCGGAGTGGAAAGTGAAACAGGTATTATTGGCGGTTCAAGTGCACTGCCCTTCATTCATGGACCAAACTTCAAGGAGATTTTCGGTACTGCGACAAATCTCCCTGTTGAGCTGGAAAATGACGCAAATTGTGCTGCTTTAGGTGAGGTGTGGAAGGGTGCTGCCAAAACAAATGAAAATGTGCTGTTTACTATCATTGGCACAGGAATCGGCGGAGCTGTCATCAAGGATCGTCGCATTCATAAAGGAGCCAATCTTCATGGCGGTGAAATTGGCTATATGGTGATGCAAGTAGTAGAGGAAGACGGCAAGCCTGCCTTTCAAACATGGAGCCAGCTTGCTGCAACAGGCGCTTTAGTTAAAAAAGTCGCCAAAAGAAAAGGCATTGATCCGAAGGAGCTGAACGGAAAAAAAATCTTTCAGGCTGCCGAGGAAGGAGATACTATTTGCTTAGAGGAAATTGATGCATTTTATCTCCGTCTTGCACAAGGCATTTATAATATCCAGTATGTGTATGATCCGGAAAAAATCATTATTGGCGGAGCCATCAGCAATCGGGAGGATTTAATTGAACAAATCTACAAAAAACTCGATATCCTTCTGGAATCTGTGATGGCTGCAAAGGTTAGACCAGTTATTGAACAATGCCAATACAAGAATGATGCCAATCTCATCGGCGCACTGTACCATTATCTGCAGTGCCAGAAAGCCGAATCTGTGGAGGCATAG